The window GGCCACATCCACACCTTCGGTGAAAAATGTATTAATTCCGATGACGTCGTCAAATCCACCAGGGAATCAGCCCGTTTCCTCGAAGATGGCTATATACGTGGAAAATATATCATGCTGGATGTCAATAAAGCCCCCATGTTCGACCTGGAAGGTAACGTCATCGGCACTGTTGGAACAGGGAGAAATGTCACCCAGGAAAAAAAGGAGCAGGAAAAGAGACAACTGGCGGAAAAACGCTATCGTCTGCTTGCTGAAAACGTTCGTGACGTTATCTGGACGATGAATGAGAGTCTTGAATTTGATTACGTAACCCCTTCGATCAAGGAGGCGACCGGCTTCACCCCGGAAGAGTTTGTTAACGCCCCCATTGGCTCCCTGTTTCCCCGAAAATCTCATTACTTTTTCCCCGCCTTCACCCGCCACTACAAAAGCATAATCCGTCAGCATTTAGCTCGAAACAAGCAGCAATACTGGGAATTTGAAATGAACCATAAAGACGGTTCCTCGTTTTGGATCGAAACAGTAACTTCGGCCATTTTCGATGAAAAAAACCGTTTTCGTGGTGTTATTGGTGTAAGCCGCGATGTCACCTCCAGGGTTGAAACTCAAAAAGAGCTTGAACGAGCCAAGGAGCAGGCACTTGCAGCAAGCACGGCAAAATCTGAATTTCTTGCTAACATGAGCCACGAAATTCGCACACCGATGAATGGTATTCTCGGCATGTTGCAGCTACTGAGCAATACTAATCTCGATCAGGCCCAGGTAGACTACGTCACCACCGCCAGCCATTCCGGGTCCAACCTTTTGCAGCTGATCACTGACATATTGGATTTTTCGAAAATCGAAGCTGGGAAAGTTGAACTGGCGCCGGGCTGTTTCAACATCAAGGACCTGTTGCAATCTATTACCTACTCATTTGAAAACCAGATTGACCACACAAACGTCGATCTTCGCCTTCTCCTCTCACCGGATGTACCCGATTTCATAATTGCCGACAAATCAAGGCTGCAGCAGATTCTCTTCAACCTGATTGGCAACTCGGTCAAGTTTACCCATAATGGAAAAATCCACCTGCACGTAAGCGCAAGTCCGGCTCCTCAAAAAGATGATGAGAATCTCACTGAAGTTACCTTTGTCATCGAAGATAGCGGTATTGGCATTCCGTTCCATCTGCAAGACCAGCTTTTTGAACCTTTTGTTCAAGCCGATGGTTCGTTTCGCCGCAAATACAGCGGTACCGGGTTGGGCTTGAGTATCGTCAAGAGACTGGTAGAATTGATGGGTGGTACAGTTGAACTCAGATCAAAAGAAAAATCCGGTACAACAATAGTTTTTTCAATTATTGCTCAACGGTCAATTACTGATCGAAGCCCCTCTCCCCCCCAACATCAATCCCTTGAAGAGTGCTTTAGCAACACCAGTATAATGGTGGTGGAAGACGAGCGGATAAACGCCATGGTCATAACCGGCATGTTACGTAACCTCGGTTGCTCAGTCAGCCTGGCCCAAAATGGTTGTGAAGCGATACGACTGCTTGAACACGAGTCTTTCGACTGTATCCTGATGGATATTCAAATGCCGGAGATGGATGGTGTGGAAACCGCCGCCAAGATTCGGGGCCTGAAAACTGAAAACGCTGAAGTCATACCAATCATTGCGGTAACTGCCCATGCAATGAAGGGGGATCGAGAAAAATTTTTAGAGGCCGGGATGGACGAATATCTCACCAAGCCGGTTGATACTAAAGCCTTGAGCCAAACCCTGCAAAAGGTGCTGTGCGAGGCTCACAGCAGTCAGTAGCCTTCCTGAGAAGGTTCCGCTGATAAGCCTCTTCGAAATCGGACAACTATCAGATAGTGCCGGAGCAGATATTTTCACCAAAATTTCTGGCACGGGTAAGTTCGTCCTCCTCACCTTTGACCGCGCCGCGGTCGTCTACACCGCGAACCAGCAGGGATTCACCGCACTCCATGTCCATGGCGTCGAGCGAATACCGTACCATCAGTTCGCTGCTTTCAAAAAGCTTCTGGCCCCTGGTCGCAGCCGTAGCCAGCAAATATCCGCGTCGCCCTTCATTCTCCCTGAACCGCTGCTTGAGGTTGTAGCGGCGTGACCAGCGCGCCTGCATACGATCGATAAATATTTTGGTCTGGGCAGAGAGCGAATAGAAATAAATCGGACTTACGATCAACAGCCTGTCAGCCCGATCCACCTGTTCATAGACATCCACCATTTCATCCTTGATCACGCAGACACCGGTCTTGTCGCACCCCCCGCATCCCTGGCAGGGACGAATGGCCAGATCATTCAAGCGAATATACTCCACCGAGCCTCCAGTACTCTCAAACCCTTCTGCCACAGCCTTGGCCAGAATCTCACTGTTTCCATTTCTTCGGGGGCTCCCTAATACTATGACCATATGCATAGACACCTCACGTTATCTTCAAGAAGATTCTTAGGTTGAGTTCCACTGGACATTACTCTCAAACTGCTCTTCCGGTTACTTCCAAACCTGGTGGAAATGGTGGACAGGACCATGACCTTGCCCTAGAGAGTACTCTGCGCCTTTGGTTATTGCACCGTGCAAATAGCCCTCCGCCCTGTTGACCGCTTCGGCAAGCTCAAAGCCCCTGCCCCAGAAAGAGGCAATGGCAGATGAGAGAGTACAACCGGTGCCATGGGTGTTTTTGGTTTCAAGCCTCTTCTGCCGATACCTGCTTTCCACGTCACCGTCCACCAGCACATCTTCCAGATACTCGTCAGTCAGATGACCGGCTTTAAGCAGGACAGCAAGGTCGTGCCTTTCAGCGAGTTCACGGGCGACACTTTCCAGAGATTCAGCACCATTGATACTCTTGCCGGAGATAAGCTGGGCTTCAGGTATGTTCGGGGTAATCAACTGTACTGCAGGAAAGAGTACTTCCTTGAGAGCGGCAATTGCATCATCCTCTATGAGTTTATGGCCGCTGGTGGCCACCATGACCGGGTCCAGCACCACTTTCATACACTTATATTCTTTGAGAATGGCTGCCACGCACTCGATAACCTCCGTAGAATGGAGCATGCCTATTTTTATGGCGTCAACGCCTATATCATCCAGCACCGCCCGCAATTGCGCCTCCAGAAACGGTGTGGCGACCGGATATATATCAGTCACGCCCAGTGTATTTTGTGCGGTCAGGGCAGTGATTGCGCTCATACCATAGCAACCACAGGCAGAGAAAGTTTTCAGGTCCGCCTGAATTCCAGCGCCACCACCACTGTCTGAACCGGCAATCGTCAGTAATCTCGTATATTTTTCCATAGTCCCACAATAGAAGTTATTTTTCAGGATGTTTTTCCCGAAAACTGTACATGAGGCACCAGGCCAATACAAGATTTATGGTGAATATCGCAATATGATAGAAAGCCTAAGCGAAGCACATTATGAGGAACCTTAATCCTTGAGCAGCATGCCTTTTTCCAGGCCACCTGCACCCACCCGTAAAACCGCCTGCCACCCATTCTCCTTGGCGATTGCTTCACTGTCAGTACCAACAATCACCTGGCAGCTTTTCCCAAGCGTCTGTAACCATTTGGTCAGATTGCCGGTTTCATAGCGCTCCCCCCGCCATTTAGTCAAATCGAGCAGCAGCAGTGGTTTTCGCCCGTGCGTGACCAGTGATAACAGACAGGAAATATAGAGATACTTCTGCAAAGAACGTAGCGTAGAATCACTCTCACCCCAGTACACCTCAAACCGGTCCCGCTCCAGGACGAGTTGCGGTCTCGCCGTTAGCTCGCGAAACTGTTCCTCAGATTCCAGCAACGCCGTAGTTCCCGCCAGGGATTCTCTCGCCTCAAAAAGCAGCCCTGCTCCTCCCTGCTGGAGATCAATATTAGCTCTTTTCAGTAAACATGCTGCCGCGCCAATCTGCTCTTCTGATTGCAACGACCATGATTTACCCTCAAAATGGTTGCAGCCGATCGCCAGGGTCGGGGGAAGCCATTTTTCAACATGCTGCCGCGCCCTATCAAACCGTCCGGCGAGATTGACCCTTTGAAGACAGTTCTCATAGACACTGCTTTCTTCATCACTCAAATCAGAGATCGTATTATTAAGCCAGTTGAGCCAATTGCGGCAATTAGCGGCCAAGTCACCCTTCAACCTGTCAGTGCCCTGCAGGTCGTCCATGAACGAACATCTCTCCTGGTCCTCACGGGATTTCACCAGCGTTCTCAATTGTTGAAAGCCTTCCTTGACATCACTCCAGCGACCGGAAGCCGAAATCTCTACAAATGTAATCCACCGACTATAATCAAGTCTTCGGCCCACCTCGATCCTGTCTGTCTCGAAAAGCGATTCATCAAGCTCCGCGAGTTCACGCACCAAATCGGGAACAGCTGAATATACCATCATTACAGCTGTTTTCTTCTCAGGGATCACTTTTCTTCCATATGAGCCCTGCTGCCAGACTTTCGGATGGGAGAGAAACGGCTTTTTCTCTCTTATATCGTAAGGTGGGTTCAGGGCCTGAAGCGCTGAAAAAAGCGGGGAGATGCTCTTTCCTTCAGGATCATAAATGACGGTGGTTTCTCTTCCCGGTACAAACCAGCCACTGTCATGCACTCCTTCAACACACCGAGCCTTGGCCTGAATGAGACGCATCACAACCCTCCGGATTTTATTTCTGTGACTTTGCCTGGCTTATTCTTCCGCTAACGACCTAAAGAGAAAGGGGACAGAATTTGCCCCCTTTATAACGGATAAAGTCAGTGTGACACCACTTTGGGCAGGTCCTGAGCCCTGCCAACCCACTTGCGCACCTGCTTCAAGTATGGCATCGAACGAACCAGATGCTTGGCATCGTTAATTTCCTGCAGTTTTAAAAACAGATGCTCAGGGTTACGCTGGGCGAGTTCCGGTACGCTGTCTATCCCGGCATTCTCCAGAAGATCGGCAT of the Desulfosediminicola ganghwensis genome contains:
- a CDS encoding PAS domain S-box protein, coding for MLDTSQQTPQPTQAVEHINGHYKKLLDMTILPMMVSDLAQGVILYINNAAAKMLQICPKDAVGLPVTRFWAAPEKRKHFVAELQHSNKVHDFETELKSTNAINKNVSISATLVELGESVAIASTLRDITAQKMADDALKKSEEKYFELYNLIRLMADTAPDMIWAKDTDNKYLFANKAICDDLLKCTHTHAPHGKTDIYFAKRERERGHIHTFGEKCINSDDVVKSTRESARFLEDGYIRGKYIMLDVNKAPMFDLEGNVIGTVGTGRNVTQEKKEQEKRQLAEKRYRLLAENVRDVIWTMNESLEFDYVTPSIKEATGFTPEEFVNAPIGSLFPRKSHYFFPAFTRHYKSIIRQHLARNKQQYWEFEMNHKDGSSFWIETVTSAIFDEKNRFRGVIGVSRDVTSRVETQKELERAKEQALAASTAKSEFLANMSHEIRTPMNGILGMLQLLSNTNLDQAQVDYVTTASHSGSNLLQLITDILDFSKIEAGKVELAPGCFNIKDLLQSITYSFENQIDHTNVDLRLLLSPDVPDFIIADKSRLQQILFNLIGNSVKFTHNGKIHLHVSASPAPQKDDENLTEVTFVIEDSGIGIPFHLQDQLFEPFVQADGSFRRKYSGTGLGLSIVKRLVELMGGTVELRSKEKSGTTIVFSIIAQRSITDRSPSPPQHQSLEECFSNTSIMVVEDERINAMVITGMLRNLGCSVSLAQNGCEAIRLLEHESFDCILMDIQMPEMDGVETAAKIRGLKTENAEVIPIIAVTAHAMKGDREKFLEAGMDEYLTKPVDTKALSQTLQKVLCEAHSSQ
- a CDS encoding flavodoxin family protein, whose product is MVIVLGSPRRNGNSEILAKAVAEGFESTGGSVEYIRLNDLAIRPCQGCGGCDKTGVCVIKDEMVDVYEQVDRADRLLIVSPIYFYSLSAQTKIFIDRMQARWSRRYNLKQRFRENEGRRGYLLATAATRGQKLFESSELMVRYSLDAMDMECGESLLVRGVDDRGAVKGEEDELTRARNFGENICSGTI
- the thiD gene encoding bifunctional hydroxymethylpyrimidine kinase/phosphomethylpyrimidine kinase, producing MEKYTRLLTIAGSDSGGGAGIQADLKTFSACGCYGMSAITALTAQNTLGVTDIYPVATPFLEAQLRAVLDDIGVDAIKIGMLHSTEVIECVAAILKEYKCMKVVLDPVMVATSGHKLIEDDAIAALKEVLFPAVQLITPNIPEAQLISGKSINGAESLESVARELAERHDLAVLLKAGHLTDEYLEDVLVDGDVESRYRQKRLETKNTHGTGCTLSSAIASFWGRGFELAEAVNRAEGYLHGAITKGAEYSLGQGHGPVHHFHQVWK